A segment of the Parasynechococcus marenigrum WH 8102 genome:
TCGAGGGGGAACTGCACTCCCTTGAGGAGTACAAAGAGCACAACCCCGAGGACAAGCACGATCCCACGCCCTTGGAGTTGTACTGCGACGCCAACCCAGAAGCTGACGAGTGCCGCGTCTACGACGACTGAACCTCAGTATTCGTCGTTGTAATCAGAGGGGCTGCCGGTGAGGCTGCACACCACAGCCTCCTGATCTTTCATGGCGCGGACCTGGGCGATCGGACGCCCCATACGCTTCAGAACGGCGATTTCCTCTTGCGTCTGACAACGGGCGATGACAGATCCCTTGTCATCCAGGCAGGTGTAGAAGGTCATCACGAGGTGGTGGATCACTGTTCCGTTATGGCGGCGCTGAGACGTGTTCACAACCACCGATGTGGTGGCCGACACGATTGTCAACCGATTCCGTCTTTAGGCGATCCCCAGTTCTTTCCAGACCCGTTCCAGCAGCTGATCAAGATTGCGTCCCATCGCTGCTGAGATGCACAGGGGAGCGCGTCCACTGACCTGTTCCAGCTCATTGCTGAGTTCAGGGAGCTGCTCGTCCAGAAGCAATTCCTGCTTGTTCAGCACCAGCAGGCGAGGTCGGTCCACCAGGCCATGGCCGTAGGCCTCCAACTCCTTCTCCACCACCCGTAGATCGCCGACGGGATCATCGGCCCCGGCATCGACAACGTGAATCAGCAGACGGGTGCGTTCGATATGACGCAGAAAATCGTGTCCCAATCCGGCGCCCTGGGCAGCACCAGCGATCAATCCAGGAATATCGGCAAAGACTGTGCCGTCGCCACTGGGGCGTCGCACCACGCCGAGATTGGGCACGAGGGTGGTGAAGGGGTAGTCGGCGATTTTGGGGCGAGCGGCTGACAGGACAGCGATCAGAGTGCTCTTGCCCGCGTTGGGCAAGCCGATGATGCCCACCTCCGCCAGAAGCTTCAGTTCCAGCTGAAGGGGCCATTCCTCCCCATCGCGACCTTCGGTGAATTTCTCCGGCGCACGGTTGCGATTGCTGAGGTAATGGGCATTACCAAGACCGCCGCGGCCGCCGAAGGCCACGGTCAAACGCTCGCCGGGATCGGTCAGGTCCCCCAGCAGGATGCCGGTGGCGAGATGTCGCACCTCGGTCCCGCAGGGCACCTTGATCACCAGATCCCGACCCGAGGCTCCCGTGCACTTGTTCGGGCCACCTCGCCGGCCGTCATCCGCGGCGAACAACCGTTTGTACTTGAAGTCGAGCAGGGTCTGAAGGTTGCTGTCCGCCTCAAGCACCACGGGCCCACCATGGCCTCCATCACCTCCGGAGGGTCCACCGGCCGGCACATATTTCTCGCGACGAAACGCGGCGATGCCATCTCCACCGCGCCCACCGCGCACCGTGATCCGTGCCTGATCGATGAACTGCACGGCGCCACGCGATGGATCCAGCCTTCAACCCTAAGATTCAGCCGCTGCTGAACTGCCGTTGGCCGGCGTCCGTTTCGAAGCCCTCAGCAAGACCTATCCCGGACGCCGTGGCTCGGAGCCCGTGCCTGTGATCCGCGAGCTGGACCTCAGCATCGAAGACGGTGAATTCCTGGTGCTGGTTGGACCGTCTGGGTGCGGCAAGAGCACCTTGCTGCGACTGCTGGCCGGCCTAGAGAGCCCCACTGCGGGTGAAATTGTCATCGGCGAGCGCCCCGTGAGCCAGGTGCGGCCCGGGCGTCGCGACGTGGCCATGGTGTTCCAGAGCTACGCGCTCTATCCGCACCTGAGCGTGCGCGACAACCTCAGCTTCGGGCTGCGACGTAGCCGCCATCGCAGCCTGCCTCAGCTATTGCAGGATCAACTCAGCCAGCTCAGCCGCGGACTTCCCGCGTTCCTGAGGGTGCGATCCCCGCGAGAAGAGCTGATTGAACAGCGCGTCCACACCGTGGCCCAGGCCCTGGAGCTGGAACCGCTCCTCGACCGCCTGCCGAAGGAGCTCTCCGGCGGGCAGAAACAACGGGTTGCCCTGGGGCGTGCCATGGCGAGGAAACCGGCGGTGTTTCTGATGGACGAACCGCTCAGCAACCTGGACGCCAAGCTGCGCAACAGCACCCGCACCCGCATCGTTGACCTGCAGCGGGAGCTGGGCACCACAACGGTCTATGTGACCCATGACCAGGTGGAAGCCATGACGATGGGTCACCGCATCGCCGTACTCAATCAGGGGCGCCTGCAGCAGCTCGGAACCCCGATGGAGCTCTACCGGTGGCCGTCCAATTTGTTCGTGGCACAGTTCATCGGCAGCCCACCGATGACGATGCTTCCCGTGGTGATCGGTCCAGGCGCCACCCTGCTTCTCGGCTCCAAGCGGCTGTCGGTGGAGGGGCCTCTGGCAACGGCTTTACCGGTATTGGAAGGCCAGACGCTGACGGCGGGCCTGCGGCCGGAGGGTTGGCGTGTGGCACCGGCCACGAACCGCAACCTGCCGGCCTCGGTGCTTCATTGCGAAGTGCTGGGAAACGAGCAATTGATCAGCTGCCGCCTGCACGACGGAGACCACCTGGTGCAGGTGCGCACCGAGCCCGACTTGACGGTCAAGCCTGACGATGTGCTGCATCTGGATGCTGAACCCAGTGGCTGGCGGTTGTTCGATGCCAGTGGAGAAGCGATTGCATGGCAGGATCCCGTCACTGCCGGTCCAACGCTGCCCGAGCTGAACTGATCAGCGCTCCATCAGGTTGTAAGCCCCGTTGGTGTCGTCCTCCTCCTCACAGATCTCCTGACCGGAGACGGTCTGATTGGTCTGGCACTCAGCCTGGCTGGGAGATGGGACAACAAGGGCACCGATCAACACGATCAGGGCCACCGAAATCGGATTGATCACCACAATTGCGCGACTGACGTCGCCATCAACGTACCCACACCACACTGCAACCGCCTCCGCCATCCCCCTGCTCGGCGTCGGTGACACGCTCGACGTAGGGCACCGTCTCCAGCCAGGCCCGCAGCCCCCGCTTGAGCTTGCCGGTTCCTATCCCATGGATCACCCACACCGGTCCATTGGCCCCACGCAGATGTTCCTCCACAGCGGCCTCCGCCTCATGCACACGCATGCCGCGCACATCCAGCGTGTTGCGGCTGGTGCGCACCTGGGCACCGGAGCCCGGGTTGATTCGAGCATTCACCTTCACCACCGGCTTGGCGGGCGGCTCCGGCTTGCGGCCATCGAGGCTTTCCACGCCAGACAGCTCCACTGTGCTGCGCATCACGCCGCAGCGCACAGTCAGCTGCATGCCATCATCCGAAATCGCCAGCACCTCCGCCGCCTTGCCAAGGGCCAGCAGCCGGATTCGCTCGCCGGGTTCGGGTCTCCATCCAGGCAGGGGCTGACGCCGTTCCGGTTCGGGGCGGTGACGATCCTCCAGCCGACGCAGGCGCTGTCCGGCCCGCCGTGCTGTTTCCCCATCGGCGCGATCATCCCGAAGGCGCCGGATCAGGGATCGCACCTCCTTCTGACCGTCGCGGATCGAGCGTTCCAGCCGTTGGCGCCCCTGCTCCTGGCGTTCGGCCGATTGCTGTTTCTGCTTCTGCCATCGCTGCAGCAGTTCGTCGTGGAGAAGCTCGGTGCGGGCCAGCAGAGCGGCAGCATCCTCCGCCGCCGCCTGCTGCCGCTGCCGCTGTTCCTCCAGACCACGGATCACGCTGTTGACCTCTCCATCAGCAGCGGGCGCCAGCAACTGACTCGCCTCCTCCAGCACCTGGTCATCCAGGCCGAGACGGCTGGCAATCGCCAGGGCGTTACTGCGGCCAGGGATGCCCCAGAGCAACTCATAGGTGGGGGAAAGGGTCTCGGCGTTGAAGGCCACCGAGGCGTTCTCGAAGCGGGCATCGTTGTATTTGAGGGCCTTGAGTTCGCCGAAATGGGTGGTGGCGATGGTGAGCCGAGCGCGGTCGGCGAGGGCCTTGAGCAGAGACGTCGCCAGGGCCGTGCCTTCACTGGGGTCGGTACCGGCCCCCACCTCATCGAGCAGCACCAAGGCGGGCGAAGGGCCGGACTGCAACGCCTCCAGAATCCGGCCGATCCGCTTGATGTGACCGCTGAAGGTGGACAGGCTCTGTTGCAACGACTGTTCATCGCCGATATCCGCCAGAACCTGAGCACACCAGGGCAGGGTCGGCATCCCTGCACAGGGCAGCAGCAATCCCGCCCGGGCCATCAATGACGCCAGACCGATGCTTTTGAGCGTGACCGTCTTGCCGCCGGTATTCGGACCGGTGATCGCCACCACCCGCAGGTCAACTGAGACCTCCATCGAAATCGGCACCACCGCCGGCCCGCCAGCACGCTTGTGCTGCCAGACCAACAGCGGATGGCGCAGGGTCTCGAAACGGAACGGTGCCGCGGCAGAGGCCTCCATGCGGGGAGCAGTGCCGCCGAGAAAGCGGCCATAGCGGCCTCTGGCCAGGGCCAGATCCAGCTGCAGCAGGATCGACACCAACTGCAAGAGCACAGGGTGATCGTCCGCGACGACCGCGCTGAGCTCGATCAGCACCTTGCGTTCCTCGTCCCGGATCCGACCCTCCAGATCGGTCAGTCGATTCCCGATGGTGAGCACGGAGCGGGGCTCGACGAACACCGTGCTGCCTGAGGCCGAACTGTCGTGAACCTGACCCGGCACCTGCGCTACTGCGCCAGCTTTCACCGCCAGCACCGGGCGGCCATGGCGTTGGGCGATCACGCTGTCCTGCAGAAAGGGCGCCAGGCGTCGCAACAGATCCTGCAGCTTGTCGCGGCGTTCCTGGCGCAGGCCATGCCATTGCTGACGCAACCACGCCAAAGGGGCACTGGCCCGATCGGCGATGCGACCGCCCTCTTCGATGGAGAATTTGAGCCGTTGCTCCAGCTCCGGCAACGTCACCATCGTGTCGATCAGCGCCGAACAGGCAGGCCTGAGCTCAGGCTCATCGATCTGACGGCGCAGGCGACGGGCAGCGGCAAGGGTCTCAGCCACCGCCAGCAGCTCCTCGCCGGTGGCCACGCCCCCCTTGCTGCAGCGCAGCAACACCGGTGTGAGGTCTTGCACCCCGCGGAAACTGAGGCCTCCTTCGGTCAGGTCATCGAGCACCGCCATCTCGACGGTCTCCGCCAGCCGCTGCCGGCTCGCCTCCAGGGTTTCAGGCAACACAAGGTTTCGTGCCGCATCGCGCCCCATGCGAGTGGAGGCGAAGCTCGCCAGGTGGTCGCAGACCCTGGGCCACTCGAGCAGCTCCAGAGTTTCCTGGAAGGCCTGATCGATCCCCTTCGTCGGGTCAGCGGCAGTTGGAAGGAATGCCACCGGGGGGTTCATAGAGCATTTCCAGCCAGTTGCCTTCAGGATCCTTCAGATAAAAGGATGCGGTTCCGTCACGGTGATCGTGGACGGCACCGACGTGCACGCCTTCTGCCTTCAGACGATCGTGCACACGATCCACCTCCTGGCGATCGCGAAAATGAAAGGCGAAGTGGGGACCGGCGGCCTTATAGCCAGGCCCGAGCAGGGCCAGCCCGTCCCTGCCTTCACCCGCTTCCAGATAGCACCAATCGTCGGCCTTCCAGACAAGACGCATGCCGAGGCTTTCGTAAAACGCCACCGCCCGGGACACATCCTGAACGCGGATAGCCACATGACCTAGACGATCAACCGTTGTCATCTGCAGCCTGCGGCGGTGTGCATTCTGAAGTGTTGGGCTGCCAGACCGCTCAGCCCTGACGCAGCCATTCCGCGGCATCACAGGCGTGATACGTGAGGATCAGATCCGCACCGGCCCGCTTGAAGCTGAGCAGGGTTTCGAGAACCACAGCACGCTCGTCGATCCAACCGCGTTCGGCGGCGGCCTTCACCATCGAATACTCACCACTGACGTTGTAAGCAGCAATGGGCAGCTCCGACTCATTGCGCAGTCGGTGAATGATGTCCAGGTAGGCCAAACCCGGCTTCACCATCATGATGTCGGCGCCTTCCTGCTCATCCAGCTGGGCTTCCGTGATGGCTTCCCGGGCATTGGCGGGGTCCATCTGATATGTGTCCTTGTTGGTTGGAATCGGCTTGCTGCCGGCAGCACGGGGGGCTGAATCCAGGGCCTCACGGAATGGCCCGTAATAGGCAGAGGAGTACTTCGCGGTGTAGCTGATGATTCCGACGTGCTCAAAGCCTTCGTCGTCCAAGGCCTCACGAATGGCCCCGACTCGTCCGTCCATCATGTCGCTGGGGCCGATCAGATCGGCACCGGCTTCGGCTTGAACCACAGCCTGTTTACAGAGCAATTCGATCGTCTCGTCGTTGAGGACGACCCCCGCTGGGCTGACGATGCCATCGTGGCCGTCGCAGGAATAGGGATCGAGTGCCACGTCAGTCATGATCGCCATCCCAGGCACCTCCTGCTTGATCTGACGAATTGCTCTGGGAATCAGGCCATTGGCGTTGAAGCACTCAGCGCCGTCTTCAGTTTTCAGCCCCTCGGCAACCTTGGGGAACAGAACGATGCAGCGGACCCCCAGGTTCCAGGCGCGCTGAACTTCTCCGGTCAGGGCCGCCAGACTCCACCGACTCGCACCTGGCATGGCACCGATGGGTTCGACGTCGGTCCCCTCATGGACAAACAGTGGATAGATGAAATCCGCTGAGGACAACTGGTGCTCCCGCACCATGGCGCGCAGGGCCGGTGTGCGGCGTAAACGACGGGGGCGGTAGGTGAGCTCCATCAGGATCTGCTTCCAGGGGGAGATCGTACGGCGAGTGGATTAGAGAGCAGCTGATCGCAACCAGCCGTGGCGTGGACTCTCCGACCGTTGTCTGCGGAGCTGCTCAAGCAATTGCTGTTCTTCAGGACTCCACGATGTCGGCATCACCAAGGCCAGTGTCAGCAGAAGATCACCCCGTCCACCTTTGGCCGGCCAGCCTTTGCTTTTCAGTCGGAGGCTTCTGCCAGGGGCGGTGCAAGCCGGGATCGCCACCTGCGCTTCACCGTCAGGCGTCATTACGGTGACAGTGGCACCCAGCGCCAACTCGTCGAGGCTGACGGGCAGATCTGCCTTGAGCTGGTCATCCTCCAGGCGCCAAACAGGATGATCTTTGACGTTCAGATTCAGGAAGAGATCCCCGCGACGCCCTGTCCCAGGCTGAAGATTTCCTTTGTCCTTCAAACGAAGGCGAGAGCCGTTCTTAACGCCTGAGGGAATGCGCACCTGCACCCGTTCGTTGTTGACAGAAAGGGTGCGTTCGGTGCCCCGAAATGCTTCCGCAAACGTGATGCTGACGGATGCTTCAGCATCCAGATTCACAGGTGTGCGGGCAGCTGCGTTGCCCCTCGGGAAGCCTCCACCGGAAAAACCACCCCCAGGGAATCCGCTGCTCTGGAAGCCACCGCCCCCTGCAGGACCGCCGAAACGCCCGAGAAGATCGCCGATGAAATCATCAAAATTTCCGTAACGTCCGAAATCCACATCCATTCCCGGGCCTGCAGCCCCCCCCGAAGCACCGGACTGGTTCCAGTACTGGCCGAATTGTTCGTAGCGTCGACGCTTGTCGGGATCTGACAACACCTCATAGGCCTCGCTGATCTCTTTAAAACGAGCTTCAGCACTGGCATTTCCAGGATTCACATCCGGGTGATACTGCCGAGCGAGCTTTCGGAAAGCACGCTTAACCGAATCGGCATCAGCGCTGCGGTCAACCCCCAAGACCTGGAAGTAGTCCTTGTAACCGCTGCCCGACATAGTCCTAAAAGCCCCTTTCCCATTCTCTCAAGCCAGGCATCATCCGTGTTGGTTCCCCATGGAGGGAAGCCCGAACGCGATGCCACAACTAGCGTTTTCCGAAGAATGCTCGAAGAGTGATGCGGTGGAGCCCAGCAGGATCAGTCGCCGTGATCGCGCTTGGTCTTGGTGTTCTCAGCCCACCCGTCCTCGCCCAGGCATGGAGCGGCAACATCAAGCAGCCACAACAGGCATCAACCGCCAAGGCGCTCAACCTTTCTGAGCACTTGAGCAGGATTGGTGCTCGGTTTTTTGGGGCATGGACCTGTCCAGCCTGCGTGCGCCAGATGGAGCTGTTTGGAAAGCAAGCAGCTGTTCTGGTTCCTTATGTGGAGTGCAGGATGCCGGAGCAACGCCCAAACGAAGCAGCTGCCTGCCGCGAGGCGGAGGTGCGGGCCTATCCCACCTGGCTGTTGCCTGATGGGCAAAGAAAAGAGGGGGTTCAGTCGATCGACGCACTGAGCCGTTGGAGCGGTCTCGACTGAGCCATGGCTTTGATTCACGGCTTGCACACACGCAATCTGCGGGGGGACCTGCTGGGGGGGCTGACCGCAGCCGTCGTGGCTTTGCCTCTGGCTCTGGCGTTCGGTAATGCAGCCCTTGGTCCCGGTGGAGCCATTTACGGGCTTTATGGCGCCATCGTCACGGGATTTGTCGCAGCCCTGCTTGGGGGAACTCCGTCCCAGGTGAGCGGGCCAACGGGGCCCATGAGCGTCACGGTGGCAGGGGTGGTCTCCAGCCTGGCTGCTGTCGGTGTGTCCACAGACCTCTCGGCTGGCGAGATGTTGCCGTTGGTGATGGCTGCAGTTGCCATCGGTGGCGTCTTCGAAGCACTGCTCGGCGTGCTTCGCCTGGGACGTTTCATCACCCTGGTGCCCTATTCGGTGGTTTCGGGGTTCATGTCGGGGATCGGCATCATCATCTTGATCCTGCAACTTGGGCCGTTCGTTGGTGTGACCACAACGGGGGGAGTCGTCGGATGTCTGAGCACACTTGCCGAATTGCCGATACCGAATCCCTCAGCGATCAGCATCGGCGTGATGACCCTTGCAGTGGTCTTCCTCACACCAGCACGGATTCGCCAATGGGTGCCATCACCACTGTTGGCCCTGCTCATCGTGACGCCGTTGTCGATGTTGATGTTCAACGACGATCGGTTGCAGTCGCTGGGGTTGGAGCCACTCAACCGCATCGGTGCCATTCCAGAGGGAGGGCTCCGTTTTGTCCTGCCGGACTTCAGTCAATATCTGCCGGAACTGCTCAAAGCAGGCCTTGTTCTGGCTTTGCTTGGAGCGATCGACTCGCTGTTGACGTCCCTTGTAGCCGACAACATCACCCAGACGAACCATGACTCCAACCGGGAGCTGATTGGTCAGGGGATCGCGAACACTGCGTCTGGACTTCTGTCAGGACTGCCTGGTGCTGGAGCCACGATGCGGACTGTCATCAACATCAAATCGGGGGGAACGACGCCGCTGTCTGGCATGACCCACTCCGTCGTGCTGCTGCTGGTGCTTCTCGGTGCAGGCACCATGGCTGCGCAAATTCCGACTGCCTTACTTGCTGGAATCCTGATCAAAGTGGGGCTCGACATCATCGACTGGGGCTTCCTTTTCAGAGCCCATCGGCTTTCGGTCAAAACCGCTGCATTGATGTATGCCGTGATGCTGATGACCGTCTTCTGGGACCTGATCTGGGGGGTATTGGTCGGGATGTTCGTCGCCAATCTGCTGACGGTGGACGCCATCACGCAGACCCAGCTGCAGGGGATGGATGAGGACAACCCTCACAAGGGGAACAACCTCCAGATCGAGAACCTGAGTGCAGAGGAGCGGAGGCTTATGGAAAGCTGTGGAAACCAATTGATGCTGTTCCGGCTGCGCGGGCCTCTGAGCTTTGGAGCAGCCAAAGGCATCAGCGCTCGCATGGGTCTCGTCAGCAACTACCAGGTGCTCATCCTGGACATCACGGACGTGCCCCGCATGGGCGTCACTGCCGCACTGGCCGTGGAACGCATGGTGGAAGAAGCGGAATCACTGGGGCGAATGGTGCTTGTGGCAGGAGCCAATGAGCGCCTTCGCGAACGATTAACAAACTTTGGCGTCAGACATATTTTGTCGAAGCGTATCGAGGCACTGGAGATTGCAAGCAAGCGACTCAATCACCCTTAGAAACACAAGATCTTTGCGCAACAACCATCGCGAACAAAGATAACTTCAAATCAATCGATGCATTGATAATCGGTCAAAACCAAGCCCAATAGCCCGATCCAAAAGCTCAGCCGCGCGGCAATTTAATGGAGTTTAATCAAAATCCGCCCGAGCCTCGACGAAGCGAGAAGCAGATACATTTCCACAAGCAAAACAAAAGCAAGAACAACCTAAACCAACATCAATCGCAACAAAAACCCCGCACATTCAATCGATCAAGCAAATTCTTACAGCCAGCAAAAAATTCAACTCTGTATTCCAACCGAATGCATTCTCACATCCTGTGGGTCATCAAGCTTTCCATCAAGAGCCCGCGACTCATGTTCAGCCAGCTCCTCCAACCGTGGTTTGATCACCTCTCTAGACCATCGGGATTCGGCGAGAGTCCAATAAAGTCCAAAATGGCGTGCTTCGCTCGTCAACAGGTCTCCATACAACTGGCGCAGCTCTGGATCTGGACTGTGCTCAGCCAGCAAAGCCATGCGCTCATGGGAGCGCGCTTCGATCAAGCCGGCTACAAGAAAGGAATCCAGCATTCGGTGGGGCTCCGCTTTGCGAATGTGCTTGGCAAGCTCCGCTCCATAGCCAGGGGAAGGAAGAGGCTCTAAGTAACGTCCACGGGCTTTGATCACAACCAGAACTTGTTCAAAATGCTCCAGCTCTTCACGGGCCAAGGGGCTCAGCACTTCACCAAGACCGGGCTCACACAGATAACGAAACATCATCTGGACAGCAGAGCCAGCCGCTTTGCGTTCGCAATGGGCATGGTCGATCAACACCTCCACTGGGCAGGCATTGGCCTGTTCCACCCAGCTCCAGCTGGTGGGTGCCTTCAACCAGCGGATCGAAGCGACTGACTTATCCGGAGTGGACACGGTCATCCGTTCTGCCGAAGGTGATCAATGAGGCCTTGCAGGGCCAGTGAGTAGCTCATTGCCCCGAAACCGGAAACCACGCCAACAGCGCGATCAGCCAGGTAAGAGCGATGTCGAAACGGCTCCCGGGCATGGGTGTTGCTGAGGTGCAGCTCCACGTAGGGAATCGCTACCCCCAGCAGAGCATCCCTCAGCGCAATGGAGGTGTGGGTGAATGCG
Coding sequences within it:
- a CDS encoding VOC family protein, which produces MTTVDRLGHVAIRVQDVSRAVAFYESLGMRLVWKADDWCYLEAGEGRDGLALLGPGYKAAGPHFAFHFRDRQEVDRVHDRLKAEGVHVGAVHDHRDGTASFYLKDPEGNWLEMLYEPPGGIPSNCR
- a CDS encoding SulP family inorganic anion transporter, whose translation is MALIHGLHTRNLRGDLLGGLTAAVVALPLALAFGNAALGPGGAIYGLYGAIVTGFVAALLGGTPSQVSGPTGPMSVTVAGVVSSLAAVGVSTDLSAGEMLPLVMAAVAIGGVFEALLGVLRLGRFITLVPYSVVSGFMSGIGIIILILQLGPFVGVTTTGGVVGCLSTLAELPIPNPSAISIGVMTLAVVFLTPARIRQWVPSPLLALLIVTPLSMLMFNDDRLQSLGLEPLNRIGAIPEGGLRFVLPDFSQYLPELLKAGLVLALLGAIDSLLTSLVADNITQTNHDSNRELIGQGIANTASGLLSGLPGAGATMRTVINIKSGGTTPLSGMTHSVVLLLVLLGAGTMAAQIPTALLAGILIKVGLDIIDWGFLFRAHRLSVKTAALMYAVMLMTVFWDLIWGVLVGMFVANLLTVDAITQTQLQGMDEDNPHKGNNLQIENLSAEERRLMESCGNQLMLFRLRGPLSFGAAKGISARMGLVSNYQVLILDITDVPRMGVTAALAVERMVEEAESLGRMVLVAGANERLRERLTNFGVRHILSKRIEALEIASKRLNHP
- a CDS encoding ABC transporter ATP-binding protein; amino-acid sequence: MAGVRFEALSKTYPGRRGSEPVPVIRELDLSIEDGEFLVLVGPSGCGKSTLLRLLAGLESPTAGEIVIGERPVSQVRPGRRDVAMVFQSYALYPHLSVRDNLSFGLRRSRHRSLPQLLQDQLSQLSRGLPAFLRVRSPREELIEQRVHTVAQALELEPLLDRLPKELSGGQKQRVALGRAMARKPAVFLMDEPLSNLDAKLRNSTRTRIVDLQRELGTTTVYVTHDQVEAMTMGHRIAVLNQGRLQQLGTPMELYRWPSNLFVAQFIGSPPMTMLPVVIGPGATLLLGSKRLSVEGPLATALPVLEGQTLTAGLRPEGWRVAPATNRNLPASVLHCEVLGNEQLISCRLHDGDHLVQVRTEPDLTVKPDDVLHLDAEPSGWRLFDASGEAIAWQDPVTAGPTLPELN
- a CDS encoding CP12 domain-containing protein — its product is MKSIDEHIQKDKTDIEAAKAAGDEAKVRHLEGELHSLEEYKEHNPEDKHDPTPLELYCDANPEADECRVYDD
- a CDS encoding DnaJ C-terminal domain-containing protein — protein: MSGSGYKDYFQVLGVDRSADADSVKRAFRKLARQYHPDVNPGNASAEARFKEISEAYEVLSDPDKRRRYEQFGQYWNQSGASGGAAGPGMDVDFGRYGNFDDFIGDLLGRFGGPAGGGGFQSSGFPGGGFSGGGFPRGNAAARTPVNLDAEASVSITFAEAFRGTERTLSVNNERVQVRIPSGVKNGSRLRLKDKGNLQPGTGRRGDLFLNLNVKDHPVWRLEDDQLKADLPVSLDELALGATVTVMTPDGEAQVAIPACTAPGRSLRLKSKGWPAKGGRGDLLLTLALVMPTSWSPEEQQLLEQLRRQRSESPRHGWLRSAAL
- the hemB gene encoding porphobilinogen synthase gives rise to the protein MELTYRPRRLRRTPALRAMVREHQLSSADFIYPLFVHEGTDVEPIGAMPGASRWSLAALTGEVQRAWNLGVRCIVLFPKVAEGLKTEDGAECFNANGLIPRAIRQIKQEVPGMAIMTDVALDPYSCDGHDGIVSPAGVVLNDETIELLCKQAVVQAEAGADLIGPSDMMDGRVGAIREALDDEGFEHVGIISYTAKYSSAYYGPFREALDSAPRAAGSKPIPTNKDTYQMDPANAREAITEAQLDEQEGADIMMVKPGLAYLDIIHRLRNESELPIAAYNVSGEYSMVKAAAERGWIDERAVVLETLLSFKRAGADLILTYHACDAAEWLRQG
- a CDS encoding tRNA-(ms[2]io[6]A)-hydroxylase, which gives rise to MTVSTPDKSVASIRWLKAPTSWSWVEQANACPVEVLIDHAHCERKAAGSAVQMMFRYLCEPGLGEVLSPLAREELEHFEQVLVVIKARGRYLEPLPSPGYGAELAKHIRKAEPHRMLDSFLVAGLIEARSHERMALLAEHSPDPELRQLYGDLLTSEARHFGLYWTLAESRWSREVIKPRLEELAEHESRALDGKLDDPQDVRMHSVGIQS
- a CDS encoding endonuclease MutS2; the protein is MNPPVAFLPTAADPTKGIDQAFQETLELLEWPRVCDHLASFASTRMGRDAARNLVLPETLEASRQRLAETVEMAVLDDLTEGGLSFRGVQDLTPVLLRCSKGGVATGEELLAVAETLAAARRLRRQIDEPELRPACSALIDTMVTLPELEQRLKFSIEEGGRIADRASAPLAWLRQQWHGLRQERRDKLQDLLRRLAPFLQDSVIAQRHGRPVLAVKAGAVAQVPGQVHDSSASGSTVFVEPRSVLTIGNRLTDLEGRIRDEERKVLIELSAVVADDHPVLLQLVSILLQLDLALARGRYGRFLGGTAPRMEASAAAPFRFETLRHPLLVWQHKRAGGPAVVPISMEVSVDLRVVAITGPNTGGKTVTLKSIGLASLMARAGLLLPCAGMPTLPWCAQVLADIGDEQSLQQSLSTFSGHIKRIGRILEALQSGPSPALVLLDEVGAGTDPSEGTALATSLLKALADRARLTIATTHFGELKALKYNDARFENASVAFNAETLSPTYELLWGIPGRSNALAIASRLGLDDQVLEEASQLLAPAADGEVNSVIRGLEEQRQRQQAAAEDAAALLARTELLHDELLQRWQKQKQQSAERQEQGRQRLERSIRDGQKEVRSLIRRLRDDRADGETARRAGQRLRRLEDRHRPEPERRQPLPGWRPEPGERIRLLALGKAAEVLAISDDGMQLTVRCGVMRSTVELSGVESLDGRKPEPPAKPVVKVNARINPGSGAQVRTSRNTLDVRGMRVHEAEAAVEEHLRGANGPVWVIHGIGTGKLKRGLRAWLETVPYVERVTDAEQGDGGGGCSVVWVR
- the cgtA gene encoding Obg family GTPase CgtA; this encodes MQFIDQARITVRGGRGGDGIAAFRREKYVPAGGPSGGDGGHGGPVVLEADSNLQTLLDFKYKRLFAADDGRRGGPNKCTGASGRDLVIKVPCGTEVRHLATGILLGDLTDPGERLTVAFGGRGGLGNAHYLSNRNRAPEKFTEGRDGEEWPLQLELKLLAEVGIIGLPNAGKSTLIAVLSAARPKIADYPFTTLVPNLGVVRRPSGDGTVFADIPGLIAGAAQGAGLGHDFLRHIERTRLLIHVVDAGADDPVGDLRVVEKELEAYGHGLVDRPRLLVLNKQELLLDEQLPELSNELEQVSGRAPLCISAAMGRNLDQLLERVWKELGIA